A DNA window from Streptomyces sp. B21-083 contains the following coding sequences:
- a CDS encoding metal ABC transporter permease: MTLAEGVWHQIFSFEDYGELLALVRNSLIAGAALGLVGGLAGVFVIMRDLPFAVHGISELSFAGASAALLLGVNIVGGSIVGSLLAAGAIGVLGARARDRNSAIGILMPFGLGLGVLFLALYKGRAANKFGLLTGQIVAVDTPQMTWLLGTSALVLVALVVIWRPLTFASADPDVAAARGVPVRGLSFAFMLVLGLTVALSVQVVGALLVLTLVVTPAAAAARVTASPVLLPLLSVVFAVLSVEGGILLALGSSIPISPYVTTISFSIYALCRLAGAYRTRRWGDRRTVPQPA, translated from the coding sequence ATGACGCTCGCCGAGGGGGTCTGGCACCAGATCTTCAGCTTCGAGGACTACGGCGAACTCCTGGCGCTGGTCCGCAACTCCCTCATCGCGGGTGCCGCACTCGGCCTCGTCGGCGGTCTCGCCGGGGTCTTCGTCATCATGCGCGACCTGCCCTTCGCGGTGCACGGCATCAGCGAGTTGTCCTTCGCGGGCGCGTCGGCAGCCCTGCTGCTGGGCGTGAACATCGTGGGGGGCTCGATCGTCGGTTCGCTTCTCGCGGCCGGCGCGATCGGGGTCCTGGGCGCGCGGGCCCGTGACCGCAACTCGGCGATCGGCATCCTCATGCCGTTCGGTCTCGGGCTCGGTGTGCTCTTCCTCGCTCTCTACAAGGGCCGGGCGGCCAACAAGTTCGGCCTGCTCACCGGGCAGATCGTGGCCGTCGACACGCCGCAGATGACCTGGCTCCTGGGCACCTCCGCCCTGGTACTGGTCGCCCTCGTCGTCATCTGGCGGCCGTTGACCTTCGCCAGCGCCGACCCGGACGTCGCCGCCGCCCGTGGTGTGCCGGTACGCGGACTGTCCTTCGCCTTCATGCTCGTGCTCGGTCTCACCGTCGCCCTGTCGGTCCAGGTCGTCGGCGCCCTGCTGGTCCTGACCCTCGTCGTCACACCCGCCGCGGCCGCCGCGCGTGTCACCGCGTCCCCGGTGCTGCTGCCGCTGCTCAGCGTGGTCTTCGCCGTGCTCTCCGTCGAGGGCGGCATCCTGCTCGCCCTGGGCAGCTCCATCCCCATCAGCCCGTACGTCACCACGATCTCGTTCTCCATCTACGCGCTGTGCCGCCTCGCCGGCGCCTACCGCACCCGGCGCTGGGGAGACAGGAGGACGGTCCCGCAGCCCGCCTGA
- a CDS encoding acyl-CoA carboxylase subunit beta: MTLEATTSWATRLPDRTADRITVLESRRSRALAENGPRRRGEFGARERIDLLLDEGSFTETGMFVRARPTGDGAPRPYGDGVVTGHGTVDGRAVCVFAQDSTVFGGSMGEAFGEKTIALMDLAMRTGCPVIGLNDGGGARIQEGVASLALYAELVRRNVQASGVIPQLSVVLGPCAGGAAYSPAITDFTVMVDGASHMFVTGPDVIEAVTGERTSAEDLGGARTSNSVNGNAHFLAADEVEALDTVRDLLSYLPANNLERPPQYAPVAAPTDRCLDEVVPDRLGQVYDMRDILRAVVDGGELLEVQELFAPNIICALALVEGTSVGVVANQPLHSAGVLDIDASEKAARFVRFCDAFGIPLLTFTDVPGYLSGVRQEQAGIIRRGAKLLYAYAEATVPKVTVVVRKAYGGGYAVMGSKHLGADINLAWPSARIAVMGAEGAVGVLHRRELAAADDPEALRASLVAAYESTHGTPYLAAERGYVDAVIAPRDTRDHIVRALRALRGKRAPMPTRRHGNIPL, encoded by the coding sequence GTGACGCTAGAGGCGACAACATCCTGGGCCACACGCCTGCCCGACCGCACCGCCGACCGCATCACCGTTCTGGAGAGCCGTCGGTCGCGGGCGCTGGCGGAGAACGGGCCGAGAAGACGCGGGGAGTTCGGCGCCCGTGAGCGGATCGACCTGTTGCTCGACGAGGGTTCGTTCACCGAGACCGGGATGTTCGTACGGGCACGGCCCACCGGGGACGGCGCCCCCCGCCCCTACGGGGACGGGGTTGTCACCGGGCACGGCACGGTAGACGGTCGTGCCGTCTGTGTGTTCGCCCAGGATTCCACGGTCTTCGGCGGGAGCATGGGCGAGGCCTTCGGGGAGAAGACGATCGCCCTGATGGACCTCGCGATGAGGACCGGCTGCCCGGTGATCGGGCTCAACGACGGCGGCGGCGCCCGTATTCAGGAGGGCGTCGCCTCGCTCGCCCTCTACGCCGAGCTGGTGCGCCGCAACGTACAGGCGTCCGGGGTGATCCCCCAGCTCTCGGTCGTGCTCGGGCCGTGCGCCGGCGGGGCCGCGTACTCGCCGGCCATCACCGACTTCACCGTGATGGTGGACGGCGCCTCGCACATGTTCGTCACCGGGCCCGACGTCATCGAGGCGGTCACCGGGGAGCGCACCAGCGCCGAGGACCTGGGCGGCGCCCGCACCAGCAACTCCGTCAACGGCAACGCCCACTTCCTCGCCGCCGACGAGGTGGAGGCCCTCGACACCGTACGGGACCTGCTGTCGTACCTGCCCGCCAACAACCTGGAGCGGCCCCCGCAGTACGCGCCCGTGGCGGCGCCCACCGACAGGTGTCTCGACGAGGTCGTGCCGGACCGGCTCGGGCAGGTCTACGACATGCGGGACATCCTGCGCGCGGTTGTCGACGGCGGTGAACTGCTGGAGGTCCAGGAGCTGTTCGCGCCGAACATCATCTGCGCGCTGGCCCTGGTGGAGGGCACGTCCGTCGGTGTCGTCGCCAACCAGCCGCTCCACAGTGCCGGGGTGCTGGACATCGACGCCTCCGAGAAGGCAGCGCGGTTCGTGCGGTTCTGCGACGCGTTCGGCATCCCGCTGCTGACCTTCACCGACGTCCCCGGCTATCTGTCCGGCGTCCGCCAGGAGCAGGCCGGGATCATCCGGCGCGGCGCCAAACTGCTGTACGCCTACGCCGAGGCGACCGTCCCGAAGGTCACGGTGGTGGTGCGCAAGGCGTACGGCGGCGGGTACGCCGTGATGGGCTCCAAGCATCTGGGCGCCGACATCAACCTCGCCTGGCCCAGCGCCCGGATCGCCGTCATGGGCGCCGAGGGCGCGGTGGGCGTCCTGCACCGGCGTGAACTGGCCGCCGCCGACGACCCGGAGGCGCTGCGGGCCAGCCTCGTCGCCGCGTACGAGAGCACGCACGGGACGCCCTATCTGGCCGCCGAACGCGGGTACGTCGACGCCGTCATCGCGCCGCGCGACACCCGGGACCACATCGTCCGTGCCCTGCGCGCCCTGCGCGGCAAGCGCGCACCGATGCCGACGCGCAGGCACGGCAACATCCCCCTCTGA
- a CDS encoding fatty acyl-AMP ligase has product MDSRRPPLAPSATPRSLPEYVRHWAETTPDRRAFTFVDHPAPQSRGVHRTLTWRRLDLRVRALAARLAEEAEPGTRVAVLCPQGTEYVSAFLAALTAGLVAVPLYPPGLSGHADRLAAVLDDASPTVVLTTSHIRADVRDFCSRLPVRIIAVDQVGAEARDFLPVAPDDDAIAYLQYTSGSTRSPAGVEISHGNVVANARQALAAYGVDERPVTCVGWLPLYHDMGLVLSVAAPVERGLLSVLMDPAAFLHEPVRWLRLLAAHPRTLSAAPNFAYDYCASTVTDAQKRELRLDGVAALLNGSEPVRPGTADHFHAAFAAQGLAPDTHCPSYGLAEATVFVSAARPGEPLSRFTLDRDALTTGKALPARADDPTAVTLAGCGTPAGQLVRIADPVSRARLSEGEVGEIWVQGPNVGRGYRNRDEQTRRVFGATFADDTAGSGRWLRTGDLGTFLDGQLIVTGRLKDLIVVDGRNHYPQDVEASVQEADPAVRRDRLAAFGVPGDAGERVVVVAEHVRSVGLAEIDVPGLVRAVRAAVSARHGLRLADIVLVPPGTVPRTSSGKVARALTRRRYLEGAYTPEPAA; this is encoded by the coding sequence ATGGACAGCCGCCGCCCCCCGCTCGCCCCCTCCGCCACCCCCCGGAGTCTGCCGGAGTACGTGCGGCACTGGGCCGAAACCACCCCCGACCGCCGGGCGTTCACCTTCGTCGACCATCCCGCCCCGCAGTCGCGCGGCGTCCACCGCACCCTGACCTGGCGCCGACTGGACCTGCGGGTACGGGCGTTGGCCGCCCGGCTCGCCGAAGAGGCCGAGCCCGGAACCCGGGTCGCGGTGCTCTGCCCGCAGGGTACGGAGTACGTCAGCGCCTTCCTGGCGGCGCTCACGGCCGGACTGGTCGCCGTACCCCTGTACCCGCCCGGTCTCTCCGGGCACGCCGACCGGCTCGCGGCCGTGCTGGACGACGCGTCTCCGACGGTAGTGCTGACAACCAGCCATATTCGTGCTGATGTGCGGGACTTCTGTTCCCGCCTGCCGGTACGGATCATCGCCGTCGACCAAGTGGGCGCCGAAGCGAGGGATTTCCTGCCGGTCGCACCGGACGACGATGCCATCGCCTACCTCCAGTACACGTCCGGCTCGACCCGTTCCCCGGCCGGTGTGGAGATCAGTCACGGCAATGTCGTCGCCAACGCCCGTCAGGCGCTGGCCGCTTACGGGGTGGACGAGCGTCCGGTGACCTGTGTGGGCTGGCTGCCGCTCTACCACGACATGGGGCTCGTTCTGAGTGTCGCCGCTCCCGTCGAGCGGGGCCTGCTGTCGGTGCTCATGGATCCTGCCGCGTTCCTGCACGAGCCGGTGCGCTGGCTGCGGCTGCTCGCCGCGCATCCGCGCACACTGAGCGCGGCACCCAACTTCGCCTACGACTACTGCGCTTCGACGGTCACCGACGCCCAGAAGAGGGAACTGCGACTGGACGGGGTCGCCGCGCTGCTCAACGGCAGCGAGCCGGTCCGCCCCGGCACCGCCGACCACTTCCACGCCGCCTTCGCCGCCCAGGGACTGGCGCCCGACACCCACTGTCCGTCGTACGGGCTCGCCGAGGCGACCGTCTTCGTCAGCGCCGCCCGGCCCGGGGAGCCGCTCAGCCGGTTCACGCTCGACCGTGACGCCCTCACCACCGGCAAGGCCCTGCCCGCGCGGGCCGACGATCCCACAGCCGTGACGCTGGCCGGCTGCGGGACTCCGGCGGGCCAGCTGGTCCGTATCGCCGACCCCGTGTCACGCGCCCGGTTGTCCGAGGGAGAGGTCGGCGAGATCTGGGTGCAGGGCCCCAACGTGGGGCGGGGCTACCGGAATCGGGACGAGCAGACCCGGCGGGTGTTCGGTGCCACGTTCGCCGACGACACCGCCGGTTCCGGTCGCTGGTTGCGGACCGGCGACCTGGGGACGTTCCTGGACGGGCAGTTGATCGTCACCGGGCGGCTGAAGGACCTCATCGTCGTCGACGGGCGCAACCACTACCCGCAGGACGTGGAGGCCTCGGTCCAGGAGGCGGACCCGGCCGTGCGGCGCGACCGGCTCGCCGCGTTCGGGGTGCCGGGTGACGCGGGCGAGCGGGTGGTCGTCGTGGCCGAACATGTACGGAGCGTCGGCCTCGCGGAGATCGACGTACCGGGGCTGGTGCGGGCCGTGCGCGCCGCCGTATCGGCTCGGCACGGGCTGCGGCTCGCCGACATCGTCCTCGTGCCGCCGGGCACCGTGCCCCGTACATCGAGCGGCAAGGTGGCACGGGCGCTGACCCGGCGACGCTATCTGGAGGGCGCCTACACGCCGGAGCCGGCCGCATGA